A single genomic interval of Spirosoma taeanense harbors:
- a CDS encoding FAD-dependent oxidoreductase: MNPTVSACHTGKLLLFLFLPFLIRAQSPTVVDVCVYGGTSAGVMAAYAAKKAGKSVVLIEPSRHLGGLTSGGLGATDIGNKFAITGLARDFYRRIGKHYGKFEQWTFEPHVAESLFKQYLNEARVPVRMNYRLAAVETQKNRITAITIEPSSPTPQTAGRATTQIIQAKQFIDCTYEGDLMAKAGVAFTVGRESNNQYGETWNGVQLLDKHQFPDGVDPYRVPGKPESGLLWGISDARLTANGTSSPAIQAYNYRMCLTDDPANRLPITRPEGYDSTKYELLLRQIAKKEPKELTWNLMHFVSMPNRKTDINNCGGFSTDMIGANYDYPNADYARRAEIIREHELYTKGLFYFIGHDPRIPKHLRDEMLQWGYPKDEYRDNDHFSHQLYIREARRMVGEYVMTQANCESKVVVRDGVGMAAYTMDSHNCQRLVVNDNKGVPMVRNEGDVQVGGFPPYPVSYRALVPRRESIQNLIVPVCLSASHIAYGSIRMEPVFMVLAQSAAVAACQAIDEGKAVQDINITRLQTRLAQNPLMNGSLPEILIDNDDTTRVRIVGNWLRETKGGKYGLSMLVDDGISGPKSVRFILPQNRPGRYAVYVYNPIRLGGGGNPGEYGRQTDKASQVVVRLNTGSAVKTLALNQQPQANDWINLGEHQLTTGKTPYLEFSNEGAAGVVVADAVLFVPVK, from the coding sequence CTAACGTCAGGAGGATTAGGCGCAACGGATATTGGTAATAAATTCGCCATTACAGGTTTGGCGCGGGATTTTTACCGGCGTATAGGCAAGCATTACGGTAAATTTGAACAGTGGACATTCGAGCCTCACGTTGCCGAGAGTTTATTCAAACAATACCTGAACGAAGCCCGTGTACCGGTGCGGATGAATTACCGGCTGGCCGCTGTCGAAACCCAGAAGAATCGGATTACGGCCATTACCATAGAGCCTTCGTCCCCGACTCCGCAAACAGCCGGTCGGGCTACCACTCAAATCATTCAGGCCAAACAGTTCATCGACTGCACGTACGAGGGCGACCTCATGGCCAAAGCGGGGGTGGCCTTTACGGTTGGGCGTGAATCGAATAACCAGTATGGCGAAACCTGGAATGGCGTTCAACTCCTGGACAAACATCAGTTTCCCGACGGCGTAGACCCCTACCGGGTGCCCGGCAAGCCAGAAAGCGGTTTACTCTGGGGGATCAGCGATGCCCGACTCACCGCCAATGGCACGAGCAGTCCCGCAATTCAGGCGTATAATTATCGAATGTGCCTCACCGATGACCCGGCCAACCGTCTTCCAATTACCCGCCCCGAAGGCTACGACTCAACAAAATATGAACTGCTGCTGCGGCAGATTGCTAAGAAAGAGCCCAAGGAACTGACCTGGAATCTGATGCACTTCGTTTCGATGCCGAACCGTAAGACCGACATCAACAACTGCGGGGGCTTCTCAACCGACATGATCGGGGCCAACTACGATTACCCCAACGCCGATTATGCCCGGCGTGCCGAGATCATCCGCGAACATGAACTTTACACCAAAGGACTATTCTACTTCATCGGTCACGACCCCAGAATACCGAAACACCTGCGCGACGAGATGCTGCAATGGGGGTATCCTAAAGATGAATACCGGGACAACGATCACTTCTCGCATCAACTTTATATTCGGGAAGCCCGGCGCATGGTGGGCGAATACGTCATGACCCAGGCCAATTGCGAAAGTAAGGTCGTCGTGCGGGACGGCGTCGGAATGGCCGCCTACACCATGGATTCGCACAATTGCCAACGGCTGGTTGTCAACGATAACAAAGGCGTACCGATGGTACGGAACGAGGGCGACGTGCAGGTAGGTGGGTTTCCCCCTTATCCCGTCAGCTACCGGGCGCTGGTGCCCAGACGGGAAAGCATCCAGAACCTGATCGTGCCGGTTTGTCTGTCGGCCAGCCACATTGCTTATGGGTCTATCCGGATGGAGCCGGTATTTATGGTGCTGGCGCAGTCGGCGGCCGTAGCCGCCTGTCAGGCCATCGACGAAGGCAAAGCCGTGCAGGATATTAACATTACCAGACTGCAGACCCGACTGGCGCAGAACCCGCTCATGAACGGTTCGTTGCCCGAAATCCTGATTGATAACGACGATACAACCCGGGTACGGATCGTAGGTAACTGGTTGCGCGAAACCAAGGGAGGCAAGTATGGTTTATCGATGCTGGTCGATGATGGTATAAGCGGCCCGAAATCTGTACGGTTTATCCTGCCTCAGAACCGGCCGGGCCGCTACGCTGTGTATGTGTATAACCCCATCCGCTTGGGCGGGGGAGGCAATCCGGGCGAATACGGTCGTCAAACTGACAAGGCCAGCCAGGTCGTTGTCCGGCTCAATACGGGCAGTGCGGTCAAAACGCTGGCCCTGAATCAGCAACCGCAGGCCAACGACTGGATTAACCTCGGTGAACATCAGCTGACCACCGGTAAGACCCCTTACCTTGAGTTCAGCAACGAGGGCGCAGCGGGTGTCGTTGTGGCAGATGCCGTTCTGTTTGTGCCCGTCAAATAG